The following nucleotide sequence is from Bradyrhizobium roseum.
CGGCGAGGCGTCGCCGATCCGCGTGATGCTCAACGACGAGGTGATCGCCTGCGGCATTGCGCCGACGCGGCCGGTGCTGTCGGGAACGGCCACGCCGATCGCCACCGGCGGTCCGGTGCCGCGCGGGGCGGACGCGGTCGTGATGGTCGAGCACACCCAGCCGGCAGGGCCTCGCGCGATCGAGATTCGCCGCGCCGCTTCGCCCGGACAATTCGTCTCCTATGCCGGCTCCGATATCGCCCGCGGCGAGGCGCTGTTGCGCGCCGGCACCATCATCGGCTCGCGCGAGATCGGCATGCTGGCTGCCTGCGGCATTGCGCAGGTCTCCGTCGCGCGACGGCCGCGCGTCGCCATTATTTCCACCGGCGACGAACTGGTGCAGCCCGGCCAGCCGCTGCGCCCGGCTGCGATCTACGACACCAACGGCGCGATCGTCACGGCGGCGATCACGGAGAATGGTGGCGAGGCGCATTTTGTCGGCGCCATCCCCGACGACGAGACCCAACTTGAATCCGCCATGCGCCAGGCGCTTGCGACCAGCGATATGGTGGTGCTGTCCGGCGGTACGTCAAAAGGCGCGGGCGATGTCTCGCATCGCATCATCGGCCGGCTCGGCATGCCGGGCATTATCGCCCACGGCGTGGCGTTGAAGCCCGGCAAGCCGCTGTGCCTTGCGGTGTGCGACGGCAAGCCCGTGATCATTCTGCCGGGCTTTCCGACTTCTGCCATGTTCACCTTCCACGACATGATCGTGCCGGTGCTGCGGCGGATGGCAGGCCTGCCGCTGCGTTTCGACGCCAAGGTCAATGCCCGCGTGCCGGTGCGGATCGCTTCCGAACTCGGCCGCACCGAATTCGTCATGGTGTCGCTGGTCGAAGGTGTCGATGGGCTGATCGCGTATCCGACCGGCAAGGGCTCCGGCGCCATCACGTCGTTCGCGCAGGCTGACGGCTTTCTGAAGATCGATGCGCTGGCGGACCAGATGCTGGCCGGAGCTAAGGCCGAGGTGACGTTGTTCACGCCGCATGTGCGGGTGCCGGATCTCGTCATCGTCGGCAGCCACTGCACCGGGCTCGATCTCGTCACCGCGCCGCTGGCGCATGCCGGCCTCGTCGTGCGCACGATCGCGGTCGGCAGCCTTGGCGGACTGGCCGCTGCGAAGCGCGGCGAGTGCGACTTTGCGCCGATCCATCTGTTCGATGAGAAGACCGAGACCTACAACACGCCTTATCTCAGCGACGGACTCGAACTGGTGCCGGGCTGGCGGCGCATGCAGGGCATTGTGTTCCGCAGGGGCGACCGCCGCTTCGAAGGCTTGAGCGCGGAAGACGCGGTCCGCGCGGCGCTGGCCGATCCCGCCTGCATCATGGTCAACCGCAACCAGGGCGCCGGCACGCGCATCCTGATCGACCGCCTGCTCGGCGGGGCACGGCCCGACGGCTACTGGAATCAGCCGCGCTCGCACAATGCCGTGGCGGCGGCGGTCGCGCAGCGCCGCGCCGATTGGGGCATGACCATTGCGCCGGTCGCGCATGCGTCAGACCTGGGTTTCATCCCGTTTGCCGAAGAGCATTATGATTTCGCGCTGGTGACGGCGCGCAAGCAGCGGCCGGCGGTACAAGCCTTTCTTGACGCGCTAGCGTCCGACGCAGGACGAGCCGGGCTGGAGCAGGCAGGGTTTCGGCCGGCTTGACGCGGTCAGGACAAAGCCGGCAACACGATCGTTACGGGCATCGCTGGATTACTTTTTTGGGAGCCGGCCGACAAATCCGACTGCCATCGCAATCCATTTCTTGAAAGCCTCGTCGTCACATTCTTCTGCATCGACAAAGACAAGCCCGCCAAGGCGCCTGCCACCCATGTCGACGATGGATGCGCCCGGTCGCCGCAAAGCCTCGGCCTCGTTGTCCTTGCCAACGCGGAACATGAAGCGATCGCGGCCCGACTTGGCCCGGTCGACGCCGCCAAGCATGTTTCCGTTCACCAGCAGGCAGAGCCCGCCCATCATGCGCCTTTCCGTGACACCTTTGACTCCGCGCAAACCATCGCGGAAGCGTTGTGCAAGCACGTCATCATAGGCCACAGCTCAAATCGCGGATTTGACGAGGATGACATCCTGCGGCCCGCCCTCGGGCATGGTGGCAAAAGTCGGCAATGCCGGGCTCATGTGATCCCACGACGGTGCCTGGCTGGCATAGACGACCATTTGCGGCTGGACGATTTCGGGATCATCGAGCACCGAGGCACGCGGAAATACGATGCCGGGCATGCCGGAGTTCTTCGAGTAGATCGGAGATCCGCATGTCCCGCAGAAACCCCGACTGACGATATTGCCGCTATCCGCCGCACGATCATAGAACGTGACCGAGCCGGTGACGTAGAATGCCTGTTCCGGTACGACGAGATGCGTGCAATGGCCCGTGCCGCTCGACTTGCGACAGTCGACGCAATGGCAATGCCCGACCATTTGGGCGTCGGCCGTACTTTTGAAATGAACAGCGCCGCACAGGCAACTCCCCGTGAACCCCTGCAACATCGCATCCTCCATTCGAATTTGCATTGTTGATGGCACAACGATAGCGTAGTGACTTGTAACTTGCAATATGCCAGTGACATCAACGGAGAATCCGCCGCGTGACCCGTGAGCCAAGATCAGGTTGCCCGATTGCGTCGACGCTCGACATCGTCGGTGATCGCTGGACGCTGGTGATCCTGCGCGATCTCCTTAACGGCAAGAGTCGCTTTTCGCAGTTCCTCTCTTCGCCGGAGAGAATTACGACCAACATCCTGACTGATCGACTGGTCGCGATGGAGTCTGCGGGCCTCGTCACGAAATCGCCCTATCAGGCACGGCCCCAGCGTTTCGAATACAAATTAA
It contains:
- a CDS encoding TfoX/Sxy family protein; this encodes MAYDDVLAQRFRDGLRGVKGVTERRMMGGLCLLVNGNMLGGVDRAKSGRDRFMFRVGKDNEAEALRRPGASIVDMGGRRLGGLVFVDAEECDDEAFKKWIAMAVGFVGRLPKK
- a CDS encoding GFA family protein; amino-acid sequence: MLQGFTGSCLCGAVHFKSTADAQMVGHCHCVDCRKSSGTGHCTHLVVPEQAFYVTGSVTFYDRAADSGNIVSRGFCGTCGSPIYSKNSGMPGIVFPRASVLDDPEIVQPQMVVYASQAPSWDHMSPALPTFATMPEGGPQDVILVKSAI
- a CDS encoding winged helix-turn-helix transcriptional regulator encodes the protein MTREPRSGCPIASTLDIVGDRWTLVILRDLLNGKSRFSQFLSSPERITTNILTDRLVAMESAGLVTKSPYQARPQRFEYKLTRRGEALLPILQEMCLWANAHIPGTWTPPVSFMARKPE
- a CDS encoding molybdopterin biosynthesis protein, which codes for MNSGMTKTPSPRDRDIDQDQFLTILSREDALARFETALFPRAVPAEQRSLADALGCALAEDVTAPIDVPPFDRSNVDGFAVRSADLASAGEASPIRVMLNDEVIACGIAPTRPVLSGTATPIATGGPVPRGADAVVMVEHTQPAGPRAIEIRRAASPGQFVSYAGSDIARGEALLRAGTIIGSREIGMLAACGIAQVSVARRPRVAIISTGDELVQPGQPLRPAAIYDTNGAIVTAAITENGGEAHFVGAIPDDETQLESAMRQALATSDMVVLSGGTSKGAGDVSHRIIGRLGMPGIIAHGVALKPGKPLCLAVCDGKPVIILPGFPTSAMFTFHDMIVPVLRRMAGLPLRFDAKVNARVPVRIASELGRTEFVMVSLVEGVDGLIAYPTGKGSGAITSFAQADGFLKIDALADQMLAGAKAEVTLFTPHVRVPDLVIVGSHCTGLDLVTAPLAHAGLVVRTIAVGSLGGLAAAKRGECDFAPIHLFDEKTETYNTPYLSDGLELVPGWRRMQGIVFRRGDRRFEGLSAEDAVRAALADPACIMVNRNQGAGTRILIDRLLGGARPDGYWNQPRSHNAVAAAVAQRRADWGMTIAPVAHASDLGFIPFAEEHYDFALVTARKQRPAVQAFLDALASDAGRAGLEQAGFRPA